From Nitrososphaerales archaeon, one genomic window encodes:
- a CDS encoding alpha-ketoacid dehydrogenase subunit beta, with translation MNRELYMYEAINEALRQLLEADHHVVLLGEDIGQMGGAFWVTRGLQDAFGKDRVIDTPISEAGFLGMSVGMAMGGLRPIVEIQMIDFALLGMDAIGNHMAKLSYMSGGQIRLPIVIRAPIGGYYGDAAQQSQVLYGIFAHFPGLKVLVPSDPFDAKGLLLQAAREDSPVLFLEHKQLYGVPFMAYGTRGPVPEEPYTVPIGKAKVAREGRDVTVVSVGYGVHLALEAAEHAKEFGADVEVIDLRSLKPLDAEAVRTSALKSRRVVVVDEDYRSYGLSGEIAAVLEEDNATRTAMQAFARVANPDVPVPFSEPLEQAVLPSADRILDAIKELM, from the coding sequence ATGAATCGCGAACTGTACATGTATGAAGCGATCAACGAGGCTTTGAGGCAGCTCCTTGAGGCGGACCATCACGTTGTGCTCCTGGGTGAAGACATCGGCCAGATGGGCGGAGCGTTCTGGGTGACTCGGGGACTTCAGGATGCGTTCGGCAAGGACCGTGTAATCGACACGCCCATCAGCGAAGCGGGGTTCCTTGGTATGAGCGTCGGCATGGCCATGGGCGGCCTCCGTCCAATTGTCGAAATCCAGATGATCGACTTCGCCCTCCTCGGAATGGACGCAATTGGAAACCACATGGCGAAGCTTTCGTACATGAGCGGGGGTCAGATCCGCCTGCCAATCGTGATTCGCGCGCCCATCGGTGGTTACTACGGTGACGCAGCCCAGCAAAGCCAAGTTCTTTACGGAATCTTTGCCCATTTCCCTGGACTGAAGGTCTTGGTGCCCAGCGACCCCTTCGACGCGAAGGGGCTCCTGCTCCAGGCAGCTCGGGAGGATTCGCCTGTCCTGTTTCTGGAGCACAAGCAGCTGTACGGTGTCCCCTTCATGGCCTACGGAACCCGGGGTCCAGTGCCAGAGGAGCCATACACGGTCCCCATCGGGAAGGCAAAGGTCGCGCGTGAGGGGAGAGATGTCACCGTCGTCAGTGTCGGCTATGGCGTGCACTTGGCGCTGGAGGCAGCCGAGCATGCCAAGGAGTTTGGCGCGGATGTCGAGGTAATCGACCTCCGGTCCCTGAAGCCCCTCGATGCTGAGGCGGTGCGAACCTCGGCCCTGAAAAGCCGACGCGTGGTCGTCGTGGACGAGGACTACCGGAGCTACGGTCTGTCTGGAGAGATCGCGGCAGTCCTTGAAGAGGACAACGCCACGCGCACAGCCATGCAGGCCTTCGCACGTGTTGCGAATCCCGACGTTCCTGTTCCTTTCTCTGAGCCTTTGGAGCAGGCCGTTCTGCCGAGCGCGGACCGCATCCTCGATGCTATCAAGGAGTTGATGTGA
- a CDS encoding thiamine pyrophosphate-dependent dehydrogenase E1 component subunit alpha encodes MNDVRVGYTCQKVSPVEEEPVSAQDDIPDSVAIELYRKMVLSRTLDERLRTAYENLEFRGELHLSMGHEAVAVGAVAAAEPCFVSSHYRSHALAVAKGLDLKAVAAEIYGRATGVCKGKGGHMHLTDLSRGFAATSIVGASVPIGAGYAFASKLLGRGTPTLAFMGDGALHQGGVMETFNIASIWGLPLLLVVENNEFAFSTPSSTHSSVQPLAARARGFNIASYTMDGIDANAVYAFASTVVKDVMSGSRPILVEFKVPRLSGHVEVVDFEDYRSAKEKAKLVERDPIAVTRATLLSQGVLDESKDEQLRKEAAKQVQEALEYAASSPFPPADEAYSGVG; translated from the coding sequence GTGAATGATGTGCGTGTGGGCTACACCTGCCAGAAGGTCTCGCCCGTAGAGGAGGAGCCAGTCTCGGCGCAGGACGACATCCCTGACTCCGTGGCTATCGAACTGTACCGGAAGATGGTCCTCTCGAGGACTCTAGATGAGCGACTACGGACAGCGTACGAGAACCTCGAGTTTCGAGGTGAGCTCCACCTATCCATGGGTCATGAAGCGGTCGCCGTCGGCGCAGTCGCGGCCGCAGAACCGTGTTTCGTCTCCTCACACTATCGAAGCCACGCCCTCGCCGTAGCGAAGGGCCTCGACCTCAAGGCCGTTGCTGCGGAGATCTATGGTCGGGCGACAGGAGTGTGCAAGGGAAAGGGAGGGCACATGCATCTCACGGACCTTTCGAGAGGATTCGCAGCCACCAGCATCGTAGGTGCTTCCGTTCCCATTGGCGCAGGCTACGCTTTCGCCTCAAAGCTTCTTGGCAGGGGCACTCCGACCCTTGCTTTCATGGGAGATGGCGCGCTCCATCAGGGGGGCGTAATGGAAACTTTCAACATCGCCTCCATCTGGGGCCTCCCCCTCCTCCTCGTCGTGGAGAACAACGAGTTCGCATTCAGCACACCTTCGTCGACCCATTCTTCAGTTCAGCCTCTGGCCGCAAGGGCGCGCGGGTTCAATATTGCGTCTTATACGATGGACGGCATCGATGCGAATGCGGTCTACGCCTTCGCCTCCACAGTCGTGAAAGACGTCATGTCAGGCTCGCGCCCCATCTTGGTGGAGTTCAAAGTGCCGCGACTCTCGGGACACGTCGAGGTAGTAGACTTCGAGGACTACCGGAGTGCGAAAGAAAAAGCGAAACTGGTGGAGAGGGACCCCATCGCAGTGACGAGAGCGACGCTTCTCAGCCAGGGCGTGCTCGACGAATCCAAAGACGAACAGCTTCGCAAAGAGGCAGCCAAGCAGGTCCAAGAAGCCCTCGAGTACGCTGCCTCGTCCCCTTTTCCGCCGGCCGACGAGGCATACAGCGGTGTTGGGTGA
- a CDS encoding SCP2 sterol-binding domain-containing protein: MEEVQRRTNADQTYLGLAKGESLGYTMVIEPEPAKGVTERRVIGYRTEDGPITEIWEGERPTNIVISAPYGIWVSILLGKQSVTRAFLTRKLRLKGNLATILKMSKSTDRWLEVLRTIPTEFLGEYQKDSLKGVE; encoded by the coding sequence TTGGAGGAAGTTCAGAGAAGGACCAATGCGGATCAGACATACCTGGGCTTGGCCAAGGGGGAGAGCCTCGGCTATACTATGGTCATCGAGCCCGAGCCCGCAAAGGGCGTGACGGAGCGGCGGGTTATCGGCTACCGAACCGAGGACGGCCCCATTACGGAGATTTGGGAGGGGGAGCGGCCCACCAACATAGTAATATCAGCACCCTACGGGATCTGGGTGAGTATCCTCCTGGGAAAGCAAAGCGTCACGCGGGCGTTCCTGACGAGGAAGCTCCGGCTCAAGGGGAACCTGGCGACAATCCTCAAGATGTCCAAGTCCACTGACCGATGGCTCGAGGTTCTGCGGACCATCCCGACCGAGTTCCTGGGCGAATACCAGAAGGACAGCCTGAAGGGCGTGGAGTAA
- a CDS encoding alcohol dehydrogenase catalytic domain-containing protein gives MLAAVYYGPGDIRTEDREVPRVGREDILIRPSFVGICGSDVEAFNKGGYAEGTIIGHEFVGIVEAVGSDVTSVRESDYVTANAVVPCGACHACRVGRPSLCEDLAMIGINTDGALAERIRVPAWTVHKLPLSIEPAHGPLIDPLSNVVHAVKISAFGPGDAAAVVGAGPIGLLLIDLLKTSGASKVASFETNPARLALAGKVGADHLINPAEENPGSMADALTDAKGFDVVFVAAGAGKAAEMAYDLVAPGGDIIVIGLIEDKATADYLRMVLSEISVRGSYLGFNEVPVAIDLLSRGVIHATAIVTKTTHGIKAAVREAIPSLARPTSTDGKVVVAIGGEM, from the coding sequence TTGCTGGCCGCCGTATACTACGGGCCGGGCGACATCCGAACGGAAGACCGCGAGGTTCCTCGGGTCGGTAGGGAGGACATCCTCATCCGCCCTTCTTTTGTCGGCATATGTGGCTCCGACGTTGAGGCTTTCAACAAGGGCGGCTACGCCGAGGGGACGATAATAGGACATGAGTTCGTGGGGATAGTGGAAGCAGTCGGTAGCGATGTCACCTCAGTCAGAGAATCGGACTACGTGACTGCGAACGCCGTAGTCCCCTGTGGGGCATGTCACGCATGCCGTGTCGGTAGACCGAGCTTGTGCGAAGACCTCGCCATGATCGGTATCAACACAGACGGTGCACTGGCGGAGCGCATTCGCGTTCCGGCGTGGACCGTCCACAAGCTCCCCTTGAGCATCGAGCCTGCCCACGGACCACTCATCGACCCACTCAGCAATGTCGTCCACGCGGTCAAAATCTCAGCCTTTGGGCCAGGAGACGCGGCAGCCGTTGTAGGTGCGGGGCCCATCGGCCTTCTGTTAATAGACCTCCTCAAGACCTCCGGCGCTTCTAAGGTCGCCTCCTTCGAGACGAACCCGGCTCGGCTAGCCCTAGCTGGCAAGGTCGGCGCAGACCACCTCATCAATCCCGCAGAGGAGAACCCTGGCTCAATGGCAGATGCTTTGACCGATGCGAAGGGATTCGATGTAGTCTTTGTGGCAGCGGGTGCGGGGAAGGCTGCTGAGATGGCCTACGACCTTGTGGCTCCTGGGGGCGATATCATCGTAATAGGGCTCATCGAGGATAAGGCCACAGCGGACTACCTTCGCATGGTCCTCTCCGAAATCAGTGTGCGCGGCAGCTACCTCGGCTTCAACGAGGTTCCTGTCGCAATCGACCTCCTCAGCAGAGGCGTCATCCATGCTACCGCAATAGTCACGAAGACCACCCACGGAATCAAGGCGGCCGTGCGGGAGGCGATTCCGTCTTTGGCAAGACCTACATCTACCGACGGCAAGGTGGTGGTCGCGATTGGAGGGGAAATGTGA
- a CDS encoding type II toxin-antitoxin system RelE/ParE family toxin, giving the protein MSFKVLLHPKVARSLKKLQPSIGRRILESVRELERSPEKGDPLNPSQFWRLRVGDYRVIYEIDRQTNQVVVLYIGHRKNVYDQFSRLF; this is encoded by the coding sequence TTGAGCTTCAAGGTCTTGCTGCACCCAAAGGTAGCAAGATCTCTGAAGAAACTCCAACCTTCTATCGGGAGAAGAATCCTGGAGTCCGTTAGAGAACTCGAACGATCACCGGAAAAGGGCGACCCGCTGAACCCATCGCAGTTCTGGAGGCTTCGGGTGGGCGATTACAGAGTGATCTATGAAATCGACAGACAGACCAACCAAGTGGTAGTGCTTTACATTGGACACAGGAAGAACGTGTACGACCAGTTCTCAAGGTTGTTCTAG
- a CDS encoding ribbon-helix-helix domain-containing protein translates to MTTIQVQVRIPDELVKELDRWIAEGKFSTRSEAIKTIVALYNERERTRKFYQTLQKRSAEARKNPRILISLEDVF, encoded by the coding sequence ATGACCACGATCCAAGTCCAAGTAAGGATTCCAGATGAGCTAGTCAAGGAACTGGACCGCTGGATTGCGGAAGGGAAGTTCTCGACCCGCAGTGAGGCAATCAAGACCATTGTTGCTCTATACAATGAACGAGAGCGCACCCGGAAGTTCTATCAGACCCTCCAGAAGAGAAGCGCGGAAGCAAGGAAGAATCCGAGGATTCTCATTTCACTCGAGGACGTCTTTTGA
- a CDS encoding type II toxin-antitoxin system VapC family toxin: protein MRVADSSYITEGLLKRKGLLEEDFLLTVDLAVYETANSIWKHQCLLKDLKNGAPYVSILHELIESGRIRVIRPGKELMEKAYSLAAKYRRPIYDTIFVALALELGSELATFDRRQTELLRSEAGN, encoded by the coding sequence TTGAGAGTCGCGGACAGCAGCTACATAACCGAAGGGCTGCTGAAGAGAAAGGGGCTTCTCGAGGAAGATTTCCTTCTCACCGTTGATCTGGCTGTGTACGAAACCGCCAACTCCATCTGGAAACACCAATGCTTGCTCAAAGACTTGAAGAACGGGGCACCCTATGTGTCCATACTTCACGAGTTGATAGAATCCGGCAGAATCCGCGTAATTCGCCCGGGGAAGGAGCTCATGGAGAAAGCATACTCACTTGCGGCGAAATACAGGCGGCCCATCTACGATACAATTTTCGTGGCGCTGGCGCTGGAATTGGGCTCCGAGCTCGCGACCTTCGACAGACGTCAGACCGAGCTGTTGCGGAGCGAAGCGGGCAACTAG
- a CDS encoding deoxyribonuclease IV, translating to MKGEPMIGLHVSIAESLDLAFDRAVEAGCTTFQIFTRNPRGWKFKPLADEQISAFLEKRRSSKFRKVVAHMPYLPNLASPDRVTTKASRHALNEEVRRCDLLGIEYVVTHLGSHLGKGTMVGVRNVAEACSEAIAGSRGDTTILLENMAGQKNCVGARFEELKQILDLVGKSERLGVCLDSCHAFASGFDLSSRAAVEQTMRIFDELVGYERLKVVHLNDSKGPLGSGLDRHENIGKGKIGRMGMKAFLRYPGILERPIILETPYRDLRGERESMATVRGLLA from the coding sequence ATGAAAGGGGAACCGATGATCGGGCTCCACGTCTCGATTGCCGAGTCCCTCGACCTTGCGTTCGACAGGGCGGTCGAAGCCGGTTGCACAACTTTCCAGATCTTCACGCGCAACCCGCGCGGATGGAAGTTCAAACCACTTGCAGACGAACAGATATCAGCCTTCTTGGAGAAGAGGAGGTCTTCGAAGTTCAGGAAGGTCGTCGCCCACATGCCTTACCTCCCCAACCTCGCGTCTCCGGACCGGGTCACGACGAAGGCGAGCAGGCACGCTCTGAACGAGGAGGTCAGGCGGTGCGACCTCCTGGGCATCGAGTACGTGGTGACACACCTCGGAAGTCACTTGGGCAAGGGAACGATGGTCGGCGTGAGGAACGTGGCAGAGGCATGCAGCGAGGCGATAGCCGGGAGCAGAGGCGACACGACGATCCTTCTTGAGAACATGGCTGGGCAGAAGAACTGCGTGGGCGCGAGGTTCGAGGAGCTGAAGCAGATACTCGACCTAGTAGGAAAGAGTGAGAGGTTGGGCGTGTGTCTGGACAGCTGCCACGCCTTCGCCTCAGGTTTCGACCTCTCCAGCCGGGCTGCGGTGGAACAGACGATGAGAATCTTCGACGAGCTCGTCGGCTACGAGAGGCTCAAGGTTGTCCACCTGAACGATTCGAAAGGACCACTAGGCAGCGGCCTGGACAGGCACGAGAACATAGGGAAGGGGAAGATAGGGCGGATGGGGATGAAGGCGTTCCTGCGCTATCCCGGCATCCTCGAGAGGCCCATAATACTGGAGACGCCCTACAGAGACCTCAGGGGGGAACGTGAGAGCATGGCCACCGTGCGGGGACTTCTCGCCTGA
- a CDS encoding Mov34/MPN/PAD-1 family protein: protein MAIQKVIFTREVVDSLLSYSKMAHPNEGILLLRGKAKKGVAEVTSVMVPPAAVHARSYSSFNWFMLPVDMSYLGVAHSHPSGRAVPSHEDLLHASGRVMVIMGFPYNDESCLGVYDKDGSRIPFEVNAGHQR, encoded by the coding sequence ATGGCAATCCAGAAAGTGATCTTCACTCGCGAGGTCGTGGACAGCCTCCTGTCCTACTCGAAGATGGCCCATCCGAACGAGGGGATACTGCTGCTCCGAGGAAAGGCGAAGAAGGGAGTCGCAGAGGTGACAAGCGTGATGGTCCCTCCGGCGGCGGTGCATGCAAGGAGCTACTCCTCGTTCAACTGGTTCATGCTGCCGGTCGACATGTCGTACCTTGGTGTCGCCCACTCCCATCCGTCGGGACGCGCTGTACCGTCGCATGAGGACCTGCTGCACGCCTCAGGCAGGGTGATGGTAATCATGGGCTTCCCATACAACGACGAGTCGTGCCTCGGCGTCTACGACAAGGATGGAAGCAGGATTCCCTTCGAAGTGAATGCGGGTCATCAACGTTAA
- a CDS encoding gamma-glutamyl-gamma-aminobutyrate hydrolase family protein (Members of this family of hydrolases with an active site Cys residue belong to MEROPS family C26.) yields the protein MVRVLAVNNYPSLERFWRLKNSLEANGAKVSVGGWRESSAKLFNGYDGVVLSGAPDMLSEERTQRKFSAEAGAVIEARVPVLGICFGHQLIGRAFGSNVVKNGIHTLKFVETEVLARDPLFAGLLGRMTVFESHHEAVETLPERFRLLAKSPSSAIATMRHSSLPIYGLQFHPERNSPVKPDGNLVVSNFVRGLA from the coding sequence ATGGTCAGGGTCCTGGCAGTCAACAACTATCCCTCGCTGGAGAGGTTCTGGAGGTTGAAGAATTCGCTGGAGGCGAACGGCGCCAAGGTGTCCGTAGGCGGCTGGCGCGAGTCGTCCGCCAAGTTGTTCAACGGATATGATGGCGTCGTGCTCAGCGGCGCACCAGACATGCTCTCCGAGGAGCGCACCCAGAGGAAGTTCTCTGCGGAGGCAGGGGCGGTCATCGAGGCCAGGGTTCCGGTCCTGGGCATCTGCTTCGGGCACCAGCTCATCGGTCGGGCGTTCGGCTCGAACGTGGTCAAGAACGGCATCCACACATTGAAGTTCGTCGAGACTGAAGTGCTCGCCAGAGACCCGCTCTTTGCCGGCCTACTTGGGAGGATGACGGTCTTCGAGTCTCACCACGAGGCGGTGGAGACTCTCCCTGAGCGCTTCCGTCTGCTGGCCAAGAGCCCGAGCAGCGCGATAGCCACCATGAGGCACTCCAGCCTGCCCATCTACGGCCTCCAGTTCCATCCAGAAAGGAACAGTCCCGTGAAGCCAGACGGCAACCTCGTGGTCTCGAACTTCGTCAGGGGCCTGGCGTAG
- the psmA gene encoding archaeal proteasome endopeptidase complex subunit alpha, whose product MFAPSAGYDRAITIFSPDGRLYQVEYALETVRRGSLAVGVKTKKGVVLAVEEKGRKLQSGDSVVKMFQIDDHIGAVGAGYIPDARIQVDNARVMAQSNRLIYDEPVDVESIAKRIADMNQQYTQYAGVRPFGVSLIIAGVDENSGPVVYLTDPTGTYSGFHAIAIGQGSDQVNDYLEKNYQEELSLDEAVTLAIECIYLVSEDKVGTAHIKVSVVDTESKKMRRLSEADVAKSASGAKTRSDKPPKSS is encoded by the coding sequence TTGTTTGCACCTTCGGCTGGATACGACAGGGCGATCACAATCTTCTCGCCCGACGGCAGGCTCTACCAAGTTGAGTACGCCCTCGAGACAGTAAGGAGGGGGAGCCTTGCGGTGGGAGTGAAGACAAAGAAGGGCGTCGTGCTCGCGGTTGAGGAGAAGGGAAGGAAGCTCCAGAGCGGCGACTCTGTGGTCAAGATGTTCCAGATCGACGACCACATCGGCGCAGTCGGCGCAGGCTACATACCAGACGCCAGGATCCAAGTGGACAACGCAAGGGTGATGGCGCAGAGCAACAGGCTGATCTACGACGAGCCTGTCGACGTCGAGTCGATTGCCAAGAGAATCGCCGACATGAACCAGCAGTACACGCAGTACGCTGGCGTCAGGCCGTTCGGCGTCTCCCTGATCATAGCCGGGGTCGACGAGAACAGCGGACCCGTGGTCTATCTCACAGACCCCACGGGCACCTACTCCGGGTTCCACGCAATTGCCATCGGGCAAGGCAGCGACCAGGTCAACGACTACCTGGAGAAGAACTACCAGGAGGAACTCTCGTTGGATGAAGCCGTGACTCTAGCCATCGAATGCATCTACCTAGTGAGCGAGGACAAGGTGGGGACTGCACACATCAAGGTGTCGGTCGTCGATACCGAGTCCAAGAAGATGAGGAGGCTCAGCGAGGCAGATGTGGCGAAGAGCGCGTCCGGCGCCAAGACACGGTCTGACAAGCCCCCCAAGAGCTCCTAA
- a CDS encoding ribosome assembly factor SBDS, whose amino-acid sequence MSGFSHTSGQTRARTKESTKLTSVRLVLEGQHFEILVNPDAALSFKQGKNVEPSQVIVIDEVYSDSTKGLRAGSEKLRKFLNTDDEAKAALEVLKRGELNLTQEQRKRLTEEKRRAIIAIISKNFVDPKTMLPHPPLRIDHAMQEARVAVDPFQDANEQTKVVIEKLRTILPLKSEKVKLQVKVAPQYSGQTIGILKNFGDILKEDWGADGTLSAIVEIPAGGQPGLLDRLGSTTKGAAQVTVVK is encoded by the coding sequence ATGAGCGGGTTCTCTCACACCTCAGGCCAGACTAGGGCGAGGACGAAGGAGTCTACGAAGCTCACGAGCGTCCGGCTCGTGCTGGAAGGACAGCATTTCGAGATACTCGTTAACCCAGACGCAGCGCTCAGCTTCAAGCAGGGCAAGAACGTCGAGCCTTCCCAAGTCATAGTCATCGACGAGGTCTACTCGGACTCGACCAAGGGTCTGAGGGCGGGGAGCGAGAAGCTGAGGAAGTTCCTCAACACTGACGACGAGGCGAAGGCAGCGCTAGAGGTGCTGAAGCGTGGGGAACTGAACCTGACCCAGGAGCAGAGGAAGAGGCTGACCGAAGAGAAGAGGAGGGCGATAATAGCGATAATCTCCAAGAACTTCGTCGACCCCAAGACGATGCTCCCTCACCCTCCACTTCGAATCGACCACGCGATGCAGGAGGCGAGGGTGGCCGTCGACCCCTTCCAGGACGCCAACGAGCAGACCAAAGTCGTCATCGAGAAGCTCAGGACGATACTGCCGCTGAAGTCGGAGAAGGTCAAGCTTCAGGTGAAGGTCGCTCCCCAATACTCTGGGCAGACGATAGGGATACTGAAGAACTTCGGGGACATCCTGAAGGAGGACTGGGGTGCTGACGGGACGCTCTCCGCAATAGTAGAAATACCAGCTGGTGGACAGCCCGGCCTGCTGGACCGCCTCGGTTCGACGACAAAGGGCGCGGCCCAGGTTACAGTAGTGAAGTGA
- a CDS encoding exosome complex protein Rrp4: protein MVERKQVIPGDVIAKGDYQFGSYVEKRGDEYVALRVGLAEVSRDGIKLNPFTGPYMPKAEDLVIGKVTDMNGFGWIVDINSAFFGYLPASFVFGREFSPSTHDLSTKFKVGDVIGCKIESFDRSRDPQLSIRGHGFGKIPKGEIVKISPIKVPRLIGRSGAMINMISERTECEVMAGQNGVVVITGPPDGTLKAVAAIKMIEEETHAADLGRRVEEFLGGAKVGS from the coding sequence ATGGTAGAAAGGAAACAAGTGATTCCCGGAGACGTCATAGCCAAGGGAGACTATCAGTTCGGGAGCTACGTGGAGAAGAGGGGCGACGAGTACGTCGCACTAAGGGTCGGACTTGCAGAGGTGAGCAGAGACGGTATCAAGCTGAACCCCTTCACAGGGCCGTACATGCCCAAGGCGGAGGACCTTGTGATAGGCAAGGTGACAGACATGAACGGGTTCGGATGGATAGTCGACATCAACTCGGCGTTCTTCGGCTACCTCCCCGCCTCGTTCGTCTTCGGGAGAGAGTTCTCGCCCTCGACCCACGACCTGTCCACCAAGTTCAAGGTCGGCGATGTCATAGGCTGCAAGATAGAGTCGTTCGACAGGTCAAGGGACCCTCAGCTCAGCATCCGGGGGCACGGGTTCGGGAAGATTCCGAAGGGTGAGATCGTTAAGATATCACCGATCAAGGTGCCGAGGCTGATTGGACGGAGTGGGGCGATGATCAACATGATAAGCGAAAGGACAGAGTGCGAGGTAATGGCAGGGCAAAACGGCGTAGTCGTGATCACAGGTCCACCAGATGGGACCCTCAAGGCTGTGGCCGCGATCAAGATGATAGAGGAGGAGACGCACGCGGCCGACCTCGGAAGGAGGGTCGAGGAGTTCTTGGGAGGGGCGAAGGTTGGTAGCTGA
- a CDS encoding exosome complex exonuclease Rrp41: MVAEKKLIDKKGNRLDGRKWNELRPVKMEVGVLKNADGSAYIEWGKNKIMAAVYGPKEVHPKHQVLPDRALVRSRYHMAPFSVDERKNPAPSRREIEISKVIREALEPAIIVEDYPRTAIEVWVEVLQSDGGSRVAGITAASLALADAGINMRDMVVGCSCGIIEDQVVADLDDTEDKEGSGDMPVAIMPNLNQVTLLQVDGIYTKENFKKAFELAIEKGREVYTMQRAALTKKFFGGDATTVPTEAESE, encoded by the coding sequence TTGGTAGCTGAGAAGAAGCTGATCGACAAGAAGGGAAACAGGCTCGACGGAAGAAAATGGAACGAGCTCAGGCCGGTAAAGATGGAAGTCGGCGTCCTCAAGAACGCTGACGGCTCCGCCTACATCGAGTGGGGAAAGAACAAGATCATGGCTGCAGTCTATGGCCCGAAGGAGGTCCACCCTAAGCACCAGGTCCTGCCGGACAGGGCGCTTGTGAGGTCGAGGTATCACATGGCACCCTTCTCGGTGGACGAGAGGAAGAACCCTGCGCCGTCGAGGAGGGAGATAGAGATCTCCAAGGTGATAAGGGAGGCCCTGGAGCCTGCAATCATAGTCGAGGACTACCCTAGGACCGCGATAGAGGTCTGGGTCGAGGTGCTGCAGTCGGACGGAGGGTCGAGGGTGGCGGGGATAACCGCCGCGTCGCTCGCGCTGGCTGACGCTGGCATCAACATGAGGGACATGGTCGTCGGCTGCTCCTGCGGGATAATAGAGGACCAGGTCGTCGCTGACTTGGACGACACTGAGGACAAGGAGGGCTCGGGAGACATGCCCGTGGCCATCATGCCGAACCTGAACCAGGTGACACTGCTCCAGGTTGACGGCATCTACACGAAGGAGAACTTCAAGAAGGCGTTCGAGCTCGCGATTGAGAAGGGGAGAGAGGTCTACACGATGCAGCGCGCGGCCCTGACAAAGAAGTTCTTCGGGGGCGACGCGACGACTGTGCCCACAGAGGCGGAGAGCGAGTAG
- a CDS encoding exosome complex protein Rrp42 encodes MKKNYVVETIRKAQMVELLSKGKRLDGRALDEHRPIKIQTGVIQKANGSAIVNLGNTEVVAGVKIATGTPFPDTPDKGLLVVNAEILPLASAYAEAGPPSPEAIELARVVDRGVRESEMVDLTELCLVPGKTVVTVFVDVNIMNVDGNLFDATSYAVVSALRTAKMNKYVVEDEKVKAKEEKVPVPVEKTPVSVTLARIGDALVVDPNSEEEGAMDMRITITTDDEGNVCASQKGEASTITPAQVLQAADTSIRLGKEIRKAILEATK; translated from the coding sequence ATGAAGAAGAACTACGTTGTCGAGACGATCCGGAAGGCGCAGATGGTCGAGCTCCTCTCCAAGGGGAAGAGGCTCGACGGGAGGGCTCTGGACGAACACAGACCGATAAAGATTCAGACTGGCGTGATACAGAAGGCAAACGGCTCGGCGATTGTGAACTTGGGGAACACCGAGGTGGTAGCCGGAGTGAAGATCGCCACCGGAACGCCTTTCCCGGACACGCCGGACAAGGGGCTCCTCGTTGTGAACGCGGAGATACTCCCCCTGGCCTCGGCCTACGCCGAAGCCGGGCCTCCCAGCCCGGAAGCGATAGAGCTGGCCAGGGTTGTTGACAGGGGCGTCAGGGAGTCGGAGATGGTGGACCTCACAGAATTGTGCTTGGTGCCTGGCAAGACCGTCGTCACCGTATTCGTGGACGTCAACATAATGAACGTCGACGGCAACCTCTTCGACGCGACAAGCTACGCAGTCGTCTCCGCCCTCAGGACAGCGAAGATGAACAAGTACGTCGTCGAGGACGAGAAGGTGAAGGCCAAGGAAGAGAAGGTGCCTGTGCCAGTCGAGAAGACCCCTGTCTCAGTCACGCTTGCAAGGATAGGAGACGCGCTCGTCGTCGACCCCAACTCCGAAGAGGAGGGGGCGATGGACATGAGGATAACCATCACCACGGATGACGAAGGCAACGTCTGCGCCAGCCAGAAGGGCGAGGCGAGCACCATCACTCCCGCCCAGGTGCTGCAGGCCGCGGACACCTCCATCAGGCTAGGCAAGGAGATCAGGAAGGCAATACTGGAGGCGACAAAGTAG
- a CDS encoding 50S ribosomal protein L37 gives MPKVKENVRGLGAKYGGTLRKRYARIHRTLKAARECPSCSSMKLRRSASGIWRCGSCGYTVAGGAYDLSQKT, from the coding sequence GTGCCGAAGGTGAAGGAGAACGTGAGGGGGCTGGGCGCAAAGTACGGCGGGACGCTCAGGAAGAGGTACGCGAGGATCCACAGGACGCTGAAGGCGGCCAGGGAGTGCCCTTCCTGCTCCAGCATGAAGCTGAGACGCAGCGCCTCTGGCATCTGGAGGTGCGGCTCGTGCGGCTACACTGTCGCGGGCGGCGCGTATGACCTCAGCCAGAAGACGTAG